The DNA sequence gtaccttttttttaaggtatctgtgaccaacagatgcatactgtatctgtattcccagtcatgtgaaatccatagattagggcttaatgaCTGTTTttcaatggactgatttccttatgaactgttatctcagtaaaatctttcaaattgttgcatgttgcatttatggTCAGTATAATTCCGAGGATGTAATTTTTCCAAAACATTGCCTCATTGACAAATAGCTTCCATGCTATGCATAGATCTCCCCTGAAACGTGAATATTTTAGCCTTATACGGTTATAAACgtcttagctagctaacttgacTTGAAGTAGACTACCCTATCCATTTTATCCCTGATTCATTGAATGAGGTAATCATTCTATAAAAAGACGTATTTGGTTGTAATGTTGCAATATCTTATGTCAAGGGTGGCCAACCGTCCTCTAGGAGGACCTAAATAGAGGTAAACATCAGCTGATTGACAGGGCCTTGATAAGCTCTGCTCGAACACACCAcactgtagcctaaacatcagctgaTTGACAGGGCCTTGATAAGCTCTGCTCGAACACACCAcactgtagcctaaacatcagctgaTTGACAGGGCCTTGATAAGCTCTGCTCGAACACACCAcactgtagcctaaacatcagctgaTTGACAGGGCCTTGATAAGCTCTGCTCGAACACACCAcactgtagcctaaacatcagctgaTTGACAGGACCTTGATAAGCTCTGCTCGAACACACCAcactgtagcctaaacatcagctgaTTGACAGGACCTTGATAAGCTCTGCTCGAACACACCAcactgtagcctaaacatcagctgcTTGACAGGACCTTGATAAGCTCTGCTCGAACACACCAcactgtagcctaaacatcagctgaTTGACAGGACCTTGATAAGCTCTGCTCGAACACACCAcactgtagcctaaacatcagctgaTTGACAGGACCTTGATAAGCTCTGCTCGAACACACCAcactgtagcctaaacatcagctgcTTGACAGGACCTTGATAAGCTCTGCTCGAACACACCAcactgtagcctaaacatcagctgaTTGACAGGGCCTTGATAGGCTCAGCTCGAACACACCAcactgtagcctaaacatcagctgaTTGACAGGGCCTTGATAGGCTCAGCTCGAACACACCAcactgtagcctaaacatcagctgaTTGACAGGGCCTTGATAGGCTCAGCTCGAACACACCAcactgtagcctaaacatcagctgaTTGACAGGACCTTGATAAGCTCAGCTCGAACACACCAcactgtagcctaaacatcagctgaTTGACAGGGCCTTGATAGGCAGACTCTGGTGTGTTTCAGGGCTGGATCAAAAGCCTGCACTCCCAGTCTCTCCAGATGGAGGGTTGACACATGTATAATAAAGTAGCCTAACAGTGCAATTATTTTACTTTGTGGGGGCTTAAGTGCCTTGATCAATGGcaggagatagtagatctacatGGGATCAGAGAACAGCAGCCTTCTAGTGTCAATACCACATTTATGCAGACTTTCATGTAGGCTATATAGATACCACCAATTATTGGTCATGGAAATTTGGTTAAAAGTCATGGGAAGTCATCAAAAAGTCATGAAATTCCATCTGTCAAAATGTGTATGAAACCTTAGCAGAGAATAATCAGGTGTCTCTATAGCATCATGTAATTTGGGAATTTCTGTCTAATGGACCGACTTGGAAAAAAAAGACCGCTCCTGCACCGCTTTCATCCCAAGTCAAGCGCTGGAATTGAAGGAAATCTGGTGTGTTCACAGTTCAGAGGCTGGAATTATTCTGGGATGAACATGCGAAAGTGCCCTACTTTTTGAAGGGAATCGTGGTGTGTACTGTACTTAAACTACACTTAAAGACGTCTGTTAAGAGGCAAAGTTATTCTAATATCAATCACAATTCATTACCCACATTTTTAGTAGACTAGAATCAATTAACCACAACAGTAAAGTTTGCGTGTCAGAGcagagtaaaataaaaatatatttttttaaatcaccgAAATTGAATAAATATTATACTATAAATATACGAAacacagtggtgtaaaatacttaattaaaatactttaaagtactacttcagTAGTTTTTGGAggtatctgtacattactttactatttatatttctgacaacttttacttcactacattactAAAGAAAATaaagtactttttactccatacattttccctgaccccGAAAAGTACCTGTtacatgttgaatgcttagcagtaCATGAAAACGGTCCACTCACATCcttggtcgtccctactgcctttgatctggcggacttactaaacacaaatgctttgtttataAATTGTGTCTGCGTGTTGTAGTGTGTAAATTAAAGAACAAgacaattgtgccgtctggtttgcttaatataagcagtttgaaattatttatacttttgatacttaagtatattttttattacatttactttttattacatttactttttattacatttactttctatacttaagtatatttaaaaccaaatactttagaCTATTGCTCacatagtattttactgggtgactcacttttacttgaataattttctattaaggtatctttacttttactcaagtatgacaattgggtacttttcacCACTGACAATACATACCTTTCAAGAAATCGAACACAGTCATTATGTCCATAGACTTCTGCTATTCTGACTGGTTTATCACCAGAGAAGTCCTCTTTGTCTATGGGGGCGTGTAATGAGTGGAGCAGGCGCAGCACTCCAAGTCTCCCAGCCTCGGCTGCAAAGTGGGCAGGTGTCCATCCACTATCAGTTCTCAGGCAGGCTCTGGCTCCGTGCTCCACCAGAATTCTAACAATCTCTGTCTGTCCTGGGAAACAGGGACTAAATGTgacaataacatatttaaaaaataaaacacaagAAAGAGTCACACAATGCAGTTCATAATAAGCATGATTTGATAAattatgtgtcccaaatggcaccctataccttaaatagtgcacaaatttgttcaaaagaagtgtactatatagggaatagggcatcATCTTCAGTAGGCAAACGTTGTGGAACGTTGCAAATAGACATGTCAAACAGAACCCATGTGATTccttattctacatgtcagagaggcatgtttgttctatAAAACAGCACATCATGTTTGTTCTATATGTTTGTTCTATAATATATTTCTAGCTTAAAGTTccacaacatttacatttttttttaaaattcacctttatttaaccaggtaggctagttaagaacaagttctcatttgcaactgcgacctggccaagataaacgcatagcagtgtgagcagacaacacagagttacacatggagtaaacaattaacaagtcaataacacaataggaaaaaaaagtggagtctatatacattgtgtgcaaaaggcatgaggaggtaggggaataattacaattttgcagattaacactggagtgataaatgatcagatggtcatgtacaggtagagatattggtgtgcaaaagagcagaaaagtaaataaataaaaacagtatggggatgaggtaggtaaaaatgggtgggctatttgccgatagactatgtacagctgcagcgatcggttagctgctcagatagcagatgtttgaagttggtgagggagataaaagtctccaacttcagcgatttttgcaattggttccagtcacaggcagcagagaactggaacgaaaggcggccaattATACCCTGCTGAATGCAGCCCTCTTGTTTAATGGACACAAACCTTCTAAAGACAACTAACTACCTTTGGCTGCTGCCCAGTGAAGCGGTGTCTTGTAGTTCCAGTCTATGTCTCTGTGATTGGGGTTACATTTCTTCTTGTTCAGAATCTCCTCCACTAGATCAAAGTCTCCAGCAGCAGCTGCCTGGTGCAACTCTGTCATTTCTAACACGattgggggaaaaaaaaaaaaaaagaggttgCCAAGCAACATTCAACAAAACAAGAGGGTTGTCTTACAgcatcagcttcccctcccccaacccttaacccttagtggggaaatgcaaaactgacccatgATCAGCAGGGCAAAAATGAACCAGTAGGTATGTTTGCCCACTGGTGGACTGGGGGGCAGTTTTACACATTAGCTCAATTCCCAATTCGTTCATACTTCCTGAGGTGTGCACTTGTACACTCCTCCCTCAAGGATTAAAATGAGATTAAAATTAGATTGGTGCAGGAAGGAGGAAGTAAAACTTCCTGGTTCAAGGCAGAATTGGATTTGGGTTAATTGATCCTTCTAATCGTGAAAGGGAAAACTAATTCATACATGACTACTATGCAAAAATGTTTGACAATTATGGCAAAAAACTGACAAAAAGTAGGCAATTTGAACTTGAGTATAAAACTACAAACAATCATTTTGATAATGCATTCAGTCCCATTTTATTGCTTTTAATTCCAAACAAAGTACAATGTCATGACATTCCAAGACAGACACTAAACACGGTCATTGAAACATTCTTTGAAATTCCCATCTACAAGCTTTTCAAAACCTGTTGTTTCCAAGTGCATTAAGTTTAGTAGCAGTTATATTGAAAACTAGTCAGTCACATGGACAAAGACAACACAGATCACTGGCATAGGAAAACTCCAAATGTAAACTTTTGGGGGAAGAAACAACAAGTGGGAATCCCAGACACCACAAATAAAACAAGATCATTCAATCAAGATCATTCACCACATAACATATTCAAACAGTTACAAAAACATTACAGCTATGGTATTTTGAATCTGAAAATAGTCACATTTAATagtacattttgttacattttagTAGATGCTcgtccagagcgatttacaggagcaattagggtaaagtgccttgctcaagggctcgTTGACAGATATCACCTTGTttgctcggggattcgaactagtGACTTTTCGGATACTGACCAAACGCTcgtaaccgctaggctacctgccacccctgtaGATTTGTTTGCAGCCATTAATGTCTACAATGTGCTAACATATACAATCTTAAGGATCCAACAACTTCATCACTTCTAAAGTCTTGATGCAAATTAGGACTAAAATCTGACCAAACCAGATTCAATCATCAGTTTCTTCCTGTTGACAGTTACAATGATTAGCCGCTTCCTCTGAAAGGGAAGAAGCATGAATTTACATTATTTATAATGTACATGCTTATAATGTATACTGATGATTGACTTGAGATTATTGACTGATTTTGTCTTTACATGTGGGgcattattttttatttgcaaaCTAAATTGCCCAATGGAATAATAAAGTTTAACATTTTAAATCTATAGTAGTATTACTAAACAATATTAGAATTCAAAAGTTTAAAAACTTAATCTGAAGCACAGGTAACCTTCAACAGAACAAAAAGCAAAGAGTTCAAATGAACTCACAAGCATTCTATGGAGACATCAGTGAAATACTACATACCCTTTACTCAGAAGTGGATCACTGTACAACTCTCAATAAAGAGAACATTGAGACAAGAGTTGAGAACATTTACAAACCTGATTGAGACTCGGCGGGGGAGCTTCTCCAGCAAGTCTTCATGAAGTCATTCACAATCAGCTCCTCACACTCTACTTTCACTTGGTATTGAGGAATGGGGAGCTTGTTATTATTATCCATGTTCTGAACTGTCACTTTCAGCGGCTTATCAGCAAGGAGCTCATAAAACCCATCAAGGGCATTGTCATCCCAGCTGCCTTCTGAGTTCTCAAATTCAGCCAGGGAACACAGAAAGGCCTGGGGAGGGTGTTCTAGTAGCTGAGGTGAAACAGACTTCAAAGACTTCAAATCAGTTTCTGACTCATTTCCATAATCCACAAAGACAACAGAGATAACATCCATTTTGCTAACAATCTGAGCTCGATACCATTGCTCGTCTTTGGCAAAGAGAGCCAGACAAAGACTTCCAGGGCTCAGGGTAGACATGAGGACTGTGTCCTTATGCTCAGAGTTTCCAATGAGCTGACAAACTTTAGAGATTTCAGCAAGCTCCTCAGAGTTTGCATACTGGCACCAGAAATAACCAGGGCCCGCAATGGAGGAGGCATACACATCCAAAGTCTGTCCCAGGAATATATCCAGTTTCCAGAATTGCAGCTGTGTATTATGCTCTCGGTCACTCCTCTCTATCTGGGATGGCAAAGATCCAGAACTTGGGCTTTGTCGGTCAAGGTGAGTAGAGTCTCCAGCTGAACAACACATATTTAGTGAATCTGTTAGTATGATGTTCTGGTCCAGACAGACCTCCCAAGTGGATCCAGTGTCTTTGATGAACTTACATTCCCATTTCCTTGCACTGTCCGCACCTGCAACTTTTTTGAACTGGCAACAAATTTCCTGCTCCAATCCTTTGTATTTAGTGTCCGCAAGTCCACTTAAAGAACAATGGATGCTAAATCTTGGGAGCTCCAGGAACTGGGTGTCCAGCCTGCAAACCTTGAGGGGTGAAATGAATGCTTCATTACCAAAGTCTATGTATTGCACATGCATTTTGTCTTCTCCATTTGTTTCTAGAATGACTGCACGATACCAGGAACAGTCATCTGGAAACTCAGAATTCACCAGATCCCCTGGCTGCGGATTGGCAACGTTCTTGAGTGCAACACCATCTGATTGGTCAGAATTGAGACTTTCCACAAGAGAGAACAGACACTTTTCATCCTCTACTAATTGAACAAAGAAACTTGATGGACTGTTGCATTGTGAAACATAGACATCTGCTACCCAACCTGGTTTTATTGATCGTTTTGGaagagtttcaagtttggggacaCTCTCGGAAGGAACATTGGATCCACTTGAGGAGACTCCTGCAAGACCATTATAAGAGATTGTCCTGACTGCCAGAGTGTCTCCTGAACATTGCGTGGTGCTTGGTGATCTATCCATCACTGGAACCTCAGTGGAATTCAATTTGGGAGTTGTTTCTTGTGTAAGACGTTTATACTCAGACCGGTTCAAGGTTTCATTTGAAATGGTCATGTCAGAGGAGAAGAGCTCGTCAGCACACTCTGTTTTGCTGTGGACGTGCAAATCGGAGCAATGCAAGTAACTTCTCATCAAGTCATTGATAACATGCTCCTCACACTCCACTTTGACCTGGTATTGTGTGGGGAGACTTTCCAGATCATTATACATTTTCTGAACTGTAACTTTCAGTGGTTTGTCAACGATAAGCTGGTAAAACTCATCAACAGTGTTGTTATCCCAGGCGCCTTCTGGGTGCTCAACTCCAGCCAGAGAACACAGGAAGGCCTGAGGGGCGCTCTCTAGTAGCGGAGGTGGAATTGACCTTATCGCCTTGAGATCAACTTCGGACTCATTTCCATAGTCCACAAAAAGAACAGTGAAAAGATCATTCGTTTTGTGAATGATCTGAGCTCGATACCATTGGTTGTCTTCAGCAAAGAAAGCCAGACAAGGACTTCTGGGGTTCAGGGTATCCATTAGGACAGGGTCCTGCAGGGCAGAGTTTACAAACTCTTGAACAATTCTTGAGATCCTGTAAAGCTCCTCAGAGTTTGCATGTTGACACCAGAAGTAGTTAGGTTCAACTATAGAGGACGCATAGACATCTAAAGCCTGGTTTTGGGAAACGCTTGGCTTCTTGTACAGCAGGGGAATCGTGTTTTCACCTGAACAAGACAGTTGTGATACATCTTCTCTGCCTGTTTGACTAGCTTCAACTAACGAATGTGCCAACACAATACCTTGATCTTCTAGACTGACCTCCCAAACTGATCCGGTCTCCTTCATGAATGCGCATGCCAGTTTCTTCTCAGCGTTTTCTGTTGTTGTAGCCTTTTTGATCATCGATGTGACATCTTCCTCCCATGTCTCTTTGTTGTTAGCATTAGTTATTCTACTAAGTACACAGTGAATACTGAACCTGGGATATTCTATGAACTGCTTGTCGAGTTGTTTCACTTTCAGGGATGGAATAATTGCTTCATTTCCAAAGTCTATGAATTCAACATGAACGGTTCCATTCCCAGGTTTGCGCCTAACAACTGCACGATACCATGAGCTGTCTTCAGGATACTCCGCATTCACCAAGTCACCGAGCTGCAGTTCGTTCAAGTCAACTGGAGTGGCATCACAAGATGACTGTGAGCCATTTAGTTTCTCCACAAGAGAGAATATATCATCTTCATCCTTTGTCAACTGAATAAAGAAACTAGAGTGGCTGTTACAGTGTGAAACATACACCTCTGTTACCAACCCTGGTTTCAAGGATCTTGTGGGAAGGTCTGTGAGTTTGGAGAAACGACACATCTGTCCATCATGTTCAACCATGGGCTTCTTTTCAGGTTTGTCCAACAGTGACTGCTGAGGAGTAGACTGTCCAACGTTTCTTTGCGGGGATGTGAAACCCATTGCAGTGCTACTGTGCTTTATTACTGTTCCCCTCGCAGCCCAATCCGGAGATGTTGGCATTTGCACACATTCTGGCAAATTACATTTGGTCTGAAATTGATCTGCGCATCTTGAAGTAGTTGATAGTTTAGAGCTCAGAGAAGGCGATTGGACTAAAATGATTTCTTTTCCCGGTCTCGCCTCTTTTAGCTTCTCTCTAACCATCTCATTTATATGTGTTGTTCCGTCATACAGTTCAACTAAAAGCTTTCCACCAGAGTCTTTAGCCACCGCTGTGATAGTAAAGCACAGGTCTGTGGCATGCTTTTCAAACCAGCGGTTGACCTCTTGGGATACATCTTCTGGAACACCGAAGAGTCCAAATGGAACAGCTTGCACAGGAACTGACATGAGCGAGGCGGCTTCTACAGGACAGGGAAGGATGTCGGATTGACTCAATGTGACTGTGTCCCCATAATCCACAAAGTGAACCTCAAGGGTTGGATGTGTTGCTTTAATCTGTCCTCTGTACCACTGGTTATCAGTGTATTTAGCAAAACAAACCGTTTCTAGTGGTTGAGGACAGTTTGTGCTCTGCAGTGGTTGGTGGCAAAAATGCTGAAGATCTTTTGTCAATTTGTCATTCACATGAGAATTTATTTCAAGCTGGCCATAGAAGTGAGCAACACTTTTTGCACTAGTTATCCacaccttctctttccctccaacTTCAATGTTGTGTAATGAGAAGTTTTCCGTGTCGGGCGGGGCAGACGAAAGTGGAGGAGAGTTTAGAGGTGCTGGGGCCTTTACTCCTTTCTGAACAAGAAGTTTGCATGCACTTTGAACTGGTGTTTCAATATCTACCATATTAATCACCAAGCCTTGGGTGTCACGCATGACTGCATGTACGGTGCATTTCAATCCTACATTAGAGTCAGCAGTGGAATCTACAAACTTCTGGAACTCCGATGAGGCAGCATCACTCCACTCTGCTGGAACAGGACTTGAAGGAGTGTTCAGATTCTGCAGGAAACACTGAAAGGCCTGGGTCTTCAGTCTTCGAAACACTGGGTCCAGGGGGCGCAAGTCCTGCAGAGAGACACGCCTGGTTTGTCCGTAATCTATGAACCGCACATCTACATGGGGAGACCGATCATTCTCAACAATCCGTGCTCTGTACCACATACCATTGTCATGATCCAGAGCAACACAAATGTCTCCATCAATTTGCTGTGGAGGACTGGAGGTATAATGATACTGCATTTCTTGCATAAGGATCTGAAGACTTGTACTCTCCTGTGCCATCTGGCACCAGAATTTTGCCGGACTTTCAATGCAAGATACTTTGACTTCCAAGGTGATTCCTACCTGGAACCAATGTTCATTGAGGACAGTTTCTGTTGCTGACGGAAAGTGTGGAGTGGTAAGGGGATGCACACTGTTTTGTATGTCTGTGGTAAAGCTTTCCTCTGTAACTCGTGGTGGAGGCCTCTCTGACTCCAGAAGacatctctctttcactccaaaAAGATTGTTGATGTTTACATTGTCGTCTCCATAGAGTGTCACACAGTTGATGCCCTCTGACAAGTTGTGATATTCAAATTTAGCAATGACAGTCTTGTGCAGCAGCACAGATTTCAGATACTTGATTTCATCCACTGTCCATCCAATGCCTCTGTCCTCAATACCGTGGAGGGAGCAAACATAAGTTACAACTGGCATTCTGAAGAACTTGGCAGCCAGTGGTCTGATGTCACCCACATGGACAAAGTCCGTCTTCCCATTATCGACAAGTAGTACTTCCACAGCACTCTCTGATCCAATGTCCTGCTGTAGCAGAGATCGATACCACTTGCCATTGCTCCCTCTTGCTGCACATGGAGAGCCTGAGGCCGTCTGTCTGGCCTTGCAAAAAGTAGATCTTCCTTCATAGTATTCATTAATCTGTTCAGAGAGTTTCTTCAGCTCCTGAGAGAAAATTGAGAGTTTGCAGAAGATACGCTGTGGGTTTATCACCTCTGTGACTTCCACAGTCTCAATGAAGTCTGTTAGCAGTTCTGGATAGAAGAATTGTTGAAACTTCTCAATTTCTCTCCCAGCATCAGTCCGTTTGTGTGACACTGTAGGTGGCAATGTCTCTGTGGAGGAGACCTGACTCTTTGGAAAGTTCAGAGACGATAGAACAAGTTGTTTGAACTTGTCACTGGGGAGTTTTCTGGCAAAGCCGACTTCATACATATGTTTGTTAATGATCGGAATATAAAGGAGGACTGTTCTGTCTGGCATCAATACATCCTGAACCATTCCATTGACCGTTTTGCCGCAAAGAGACTCCAAAAAATATGAGGCTGTTGGAGTCCATTTGTTTTCATGGGATAAGGGGGATACATTGGCAAGAACACAGAACTCCACTTCTGGAGGTAAAAGAAAACAGTCATTCTGACCCCATGCTAAGGTGTTGTTTGAAGCAACATGAGCTCTCCCTTCATCAATGAGAAACACATTGTAATGATGCCCATGTCTAGAAATTATCCTAGCTCTGTGCCAGGTCCCATTCAGATGAGCTAGACACAAGTCTCCGGGGTTTCCTTCTGATTCACAAAACCTCTGTCTGGGAATCTGAACTCCCCTTCTCATTTGCTGGTAAGCATGTTGTCTTTCTTGATCAAAGTTTCCCCATAATTCCACTAGAGAACAGATAGGATTTAGGTTTACCCTTGTAATGAGAACTGTGACTTGGGATCCTGGAATTGGCAATCCAGGAATGGAACACATTTTGAGTAGAATTCAGGGCAGGTCACAATTAACCTGGGAATACAAAAAAAAATTAGATATGTGGATGGTAGGCTACACAGGAAGTTGgtggagaacgggctcatggtaatgactAGAGCGGAATAGTATCAAACACattgtttccaggtgtttgatgccattccatttgctccattctgttatgagctgttctcccctcagcagcctcctgtgttaGGCTAC is a window from the Oncorhynchus keta strain PuntledgeMale-10-30-2019 chromosome 35, Oket_V2, whole genome shotgun sequence genome containing:
- the LOC118368058 gene encoding ankyrin repeat domain-containing protein 66, with amino-acid sequence MTELHQAAAAGDFDLVEEILNKKKCNPNHRDIDWNYKTPLHWAAAKGQTEIVRILVEHGARACLRTDSGWTPAHFAAEAGRLGVLRLLHSLHAPIDKEDFSGDKPVRIAEVYGHNDCVRFLESAEPECRNYRQMAVLNSFPLDDTDKEWEEQRRLEQNRTQNKELPH
- the LOC118368056 gene encoding tudor domain-containing 6, whose translation is MRRGVQIPRQRFCESEGNPGDLCLAHLNGTWHRARIISRHGHHYNVFLIDEGRAHVASNNTLAWGQNDCFLLPPEVEFCVLANVSPLSHENKWTPTASYFLESLCGKTVNGMVQDVLMPDRTVLLYIPIINKHMYEVGFARKLPSDKFKQLVLSSLNFPKSQVSSTETLPPTVSHKRTDAGREIEKFQQFFYPELLTDFIETVEVTEVINPQRIFCKLSIFSQELKKLSEQINEYYEGRSTFCKARQTASGSPCAARGSNGKWYRSLLQQDIGSESAVEVLLVDNGKTDFVHVGDIRPLAAKFFRMPVVTYVCSLHGIEDRGIGWTVDEIKYLKSVLLHKTVIAKFEYHNLSEGINCVTLYGDDNVNINNLFGVKERCLLESERPPPRVTEESFTTDIQNSVHPLTTPHFPSATETVLNEHWFQVGITLEVKVSCIESPAKFWCQMAQESTSLQILMQEMQYHYTSSPPQQIDGDICVALDHDNGMWYRARIVENDRSPHVDVRFIDYGQTRRVSLQDLRPLDPVFRRLKTQAFQCFLQNLNTPSSPVPAEWSDAASSEFQKFVDSTADSNVGLKCTVHAVMRDTQGLVINMVDIETPVQSACKLLVQKGVKAPAPLNSPPLSSAPPDTENFSLHNIEVGGKEKVWITSAKSVAHFYGQLEINSHVNDKLTKDLQHFCHQPLQSTNCPQPLETVCFAKYTDNQWYRGQIKATHPTLEVHFVDYGDTVTLSQSDILPCPVEAASLMSVPVQAVPFGLFGVPEDVSQEVNRWFEKHATDLCFTITAVAKDSGGKLLVELYDGTTHINEMVREKLKEARPGKEIILVQSPSLSSKLSTTSRCADQFQTKCNLPECVQMPTSPDWAARGTVIKHSSTAMGFTSPQRNVGQSTPQQSLLDKPEKKPMVEHDGQMCRFSKLTDLPTRSLKPGLVTEVYVSHCNSHSSFFIQLTKDEDDIFSLVEKLNGSQSSCDATPVDLNELQLGDLVNAEYPEDSSWYRAVVRRKPGNGTVHVEFIDFGNEAIIPSLKVKQLDKQFIEYPRFSIHCVLSRITNANNKETWEEDVTSMIKKATTTENAEKKLACAFMKETGSVWEVSLEDQGIVLAHSLVEASQTGREDVSQLSCSGENTIPLLYKKPSVSQNQALDVYASSIVEPNYFWCQHANSEELYRISRIVQEFVNSALQDPVLMDTLNPRSPCLAFFAEDNQWYRAQIIHKTNDLFTVLFVDYGNESEVDLKAIRSIPPPLLESAPQAFLCSLAGVEHPEGAWDNNTVDEFYQLIVDKPLKVTVQKMYNDLESLPTQYQVKVECEEHVINDLMRSYLHCSDLHVHSKTECADELFSSDMTISNETLNRSEYKRLTQETTPKLNSTEVPVMDRSPSTTQCSGDTLAVRTISYNGLAGVSSSGSNVPSESVPKLETLPKRSIKPGWVADVYVSQCNSPSSFFVQLVEDEKCLFSLVESLNSDQSDGVALKNVANPQPGDLVNSEFPDDCSWYRAVILETNGEDKMHVQYIDFGNEAFISPLKVCRLDTQFLELPRFSIHCSLSGLADTKYKGLEQEICCQFKKVAGADSARKWECKFIKDTGSTWEVCLDQNIILTDSLNMCCSAGDSTHLDRQSPSSGSLPSQIERSDREHNTQLQFWKLDIFLGQTLDVYASSIAGPGYFWCQYANSEELAEISKVCQLIGNSEHKDTVLMSTLSPGSLCLALFAKDEQWYRAQIVSKMDVISVVFVDYGNESETDLKSLKSVSPQLLEHPPQAFLCSLAEFENSEGSWDDNALDGFYELLADKPLKVTVQNMDNNNKLPIPQYQVKVECEELIVNDFMKTCWRSSPAESQSEEAANHCNCQQEETDD